A region of Candidatus Nitrospira nitrificans DNA encodes the following proteins:
- a CDS encoding tetratricopeptide repeat protein: MRAVSILERPFLNARIPLLFCCALSALGGVGNAQTQNSDALSTRALFEQAKHLESAQRYPDAIPLYREVLRREPENDDARATLARLLSWQGAYAEAADLYREILRRHPVDLDIRTALARVLSWQKHLDEARTLYEGVLRENSRHPEALQGLADVLLWEGHSEEALHYYEQASALSNDVTVAERIASIRSTIAQREQSSSATVPPPVSGGRAEMVARAQAWERNAEYGPAIAAYRQILAEHPEDDETGGALARVLARDGQLEQAGSLYRDILRRHPTDIDVQLGLAHVRAWQKQFPAAIHLFETVLRQDGENRDALRGLADTLFWSGATQEALAHYSRLAQLTGDGESAARVKAVIASMEASPRAPLGLRDSTIRLPYRDYVKVGYGHFSYSRNIPDERNILFEAAKALGAYTLIARVEPITRFGFHDTPLSGELYSPLWRRAWGYLAAQGTINPHFSPNYSIAGEFTQGLGIAHPALSTLEVSLGYRHLSYTTGDSDLLIPGLTIFLPFNVWLTEKLYYVPETGALTLSSRLTWRPTNRLQLFASGSFGTSGERIVATQDLTRVSSHALQGGITLPIGDRLSLEATGYYEDRGILYVRQGGSFSVIYHW; this comes from the coding sequence GTGCGCGCTGTATCCATCTTAGAACGACCATTCCTGAACGCACGCATTCCGCTGTTGTTCTGCTGCGCGCTGTCCGCCCTTGGCGGAGTCGGCAACGCGCAGACGCAGAACAGTGACGCGCTTTCCACGCGAGCGCTGTTCGAACAGGCGAAACACCTCGAATCCGCTCAGCGTTATCCCGATGCGATCCCCCTCTACCGAGAGGTGCTCCGGCGCGAGCCGGAGAATGATGACGCGCGAGCAACCCTAGCTCGGCTGTTGTCATGGCAAGGCGCGTATGCGGAAGCCGCGGACTTATATCGAGAGATTCTTCGACGGCACCCGGTCGACCTCGATATACGGACCGCCCTCGCACGGGTGTTATCGTGGCAGAAACACCTGGACGAAGCGCGAACCCTCTACGAGGGCGTGCTGCGGGAAAACTCCCGCCATCCCGAGGCGCTGCAAGGCCTGGCGGACGTATTGTTGTGGGAGGGACACTCGGAAGAAGCGCTCCACTACTACGAACAAGCCTCTGCTCTTTCGAACGATGTGACCGTTGCCGAGCGCATCGCGTCGATTCGGAGCACGATCGCTCAACGAGAGCAGAGTTCCTCGGCGACCGTCCCGCCGCCCGTCTCTGGCGGAAGAGCCGAAATGGTCGCGCGAGCCCAGGCATGGGAGCGGAATGCCGAGTACGGACCAGCCATCGCCGCCTATCGACAGATTCTCGCGGAGCATCCGGAAGACGATGAAACAGGCGGCGCGCTCGCGCGCGTGCTGGCCAGAGACGGGCAATTGGAGCAGGCGGGCTCGCTCTACCGAGATATCCTGAGGCGTCATCCCACCGATATCGACGTACAACTCGGATTAGCCCATGTGCGCGCATGGCAGAAACAGTTTCCTGCCGCCATCCACTTGTTTGAGACAGTCCTCCGGCAAGACGGGGAGAATAGAGACGCGCTGCGAGGATTGGCCGACACCCTGTTCTGGAGCGGCGCCACGCAGGAAGCGCTGGCTCACTATTCACGATTGGCGCAGTTGACGGGGGATGGAGAGAGTGCGGCACGCGTCAAAGCCGTCATTGCCTCGATGGAAGCTTCTCCACGAGCGCCGCTCGGCCTGCGGGATTCCACCATTCGTCTGCCGTACCGAGACTATGTCAAGGTGGGCTACGGTCATTTTTCCTATTCGCGAAACATTCCGGATGAGCGGAATATCCTCTTTGAAGCGGCCAAGGCTCTTGGCGCCTACACCCTGATCGCCAGGGTCGAGCCGATCACCAGGTTCGGCTTCCACGACACGCCGCTGTCGGGCGAGTTGTACAGCCCCTTGTGGCGGCGTGCGTGGGGATATCTGGCCGCGCAAGGAACGATCAACCCTCATTTTTCACCCAATTATTCGATCGCGGGAGAGTTCACGCAAGGGCTGGGGATCGCCCACCCCGCTCTTTCAACGCTGGAAGTCTCGTTAGGCTATCGGCACCTCTCGTACACAACAGGGGACAGCGATCTGCTGATACCCGGCCTGACCATCTTTCTTCCGTTCAACGTATGGCTGACGGAGAAATTGTATTATGTTCCGGAAACCGGCGCGCTGACCCTCTCCTCTCGACTGACCTGGCGCCCCACGAATCGTCTGCAACTCTTTGCATCCGGCTCATTCGGAACATCAGGAGAACGCATCGTTGCCACTCAAGATTTGACACGGGTAAGCAGCCATGCCCTCCAAGGAGGCATCACGCTCCCGATCGGCGACCGATTGTCCCTGGAAGCCACCGGATATTACGAAGACCGCGGCATTCTGTACGTGCGGCAAGGCGGGAGTTTCAGCGTCATCTATCACTGGTAA
- a CDS encoding ABC-F family ATP-binding cassette domain-containing protein, translated as MPPIVLLSCESLEKSYGVKPLFRDLSLGLCEGDHVGLIGPNGSGKSTLLKILAGIEDPDSGTRSVRRQLRIGYVPQEPSFAEQHSIEEALAQVLLDEGLDPHEQGARIAKALSLGGFVRADQTVSTLSGGWRKRLAIARSLMLEPDVLLMDEPTNHLDVDGILWLEGLLKAEPHAFVVISHDRRFLESVTTRIWELNRQYPNGLFEAKGRYSEFLEQRDAALQAQADYQSSLANRVRREVEWLRRGPKARSTKAKARIDSAGRLIDELNDMESRQSKGPAGIDFTASGRRSKKLIEAIGVGKTLGAQPIIGDLDLQLGPGERIGLLGPNGSGKSTVLKLLAGTVMPDAGTITRADRLRVVTFEQHRDSLDQQAPLRRALAPAGGDAVVYQDRSVHLVSWAKRFLFKPEQLDLPVSRLSGGEQARLLIARLMLQPADLLLLDEPTNDLDIPTLDVLEDSLLEFTGALVLVTHDRWLLNRVSTRLLALDGAGRAEWFADYDQWESAQGRTAAEDRTSRSSKERSTPGGRSKRKGLSYKEQKEWDQIEAKILEAEARVAAGHAAASDPSIASSAADLEERYAALHAAQADVERLYARWAELGEKRTQTIGSAQS; from the coding sequence ATGCCACCAATCGTATTGCTCAGTTGTGAATCCCTTGAGAAGAGCTACGGAGTCAAACCGTTGTTCCGCGACCTGTCGCTCGGACTTTGTGAGGGCGACCATGTCGGACTGATCGGCCCCAACGGTTCCGGGAAATCCACCTTGCTCAAAATCTTGGCGGGGATTGAGGATCCGGACAGTGGGACACGGTCTGTTCGCCGTCAGCTCCGTATCGGGTATGTGCCGCAAGAGCCTTCGTTCGCCGAGCAACATTCGATCGAAGAAGCGCTGGCGCAAGTGCTTCTCGACGAGGGATTGGACCCGCACGAGCAGGGAGCACGCATCGCCAAGGCCCTCAGCCTCGGCGGGTTTGTCCGCGCCGATCAGACTGTCTCCACACTGTCGGGTGGATGGAGAAAACGGCTGGCGATCGCTCGGTCGCTGATGCTGGAACCGGACGTGCTGCTCATGGATGAACCGACCAACCATTTGGACGTCGACGGCATTCTCTGGCTTGAGGGTCTGCTGAAAGCCGAGCCCCATGCCTTCGTTGTGATCAGCCATGATCGGCGATTTTTGGAATCGGTGACCACACGGATCTGGGAATTGAACCGCCAATACCCCAATGGCCTCTTTGAGGCGAAGGGGCGGTACAGCGAGTTCTTGGAGCAGCGCGACGCAGCGTTGCAAGCGCAGGCCGATTATCAGTCGTCGTTGGCCAACCGGGTGCGGCGGGAAGTGGAATGGCTTCGGCGGGGGCCGAAAGCCCGCTCGACCAAAGCCAAGGCCAGGATCGATTCGGCCGGCCGGCTCATCGACGAACTGAACGATATGGAGTCTCGGCAGTCCAAAGGGCCCGCCGGGATCGATTTCACGGCCTCGGGGCGACGGTCCAAGAAGCTGATCGAGGCGATCGGTGTCGGGAAGACATTGGGCGCGCAGCCGATTATCGGCGATCTGGATTTGCAGCTGGGGCCCGGGGAGCGGATCGGGCTGCTCGGCCCGAACGGAAGCGGGAAGTCGACAGTGCTCAAGTTGCTGGCCGGCACGGTGATGCCCGATGCCGGCACGATTACACGCGCCGATCGGTTGCGTGTCGTGACATTCGAGCAACATCGAGACTCGCTGGACCAGCAAGCTCCATTGCGGCGCGCGCTTGCTCCGGCCGGTGGCGACGCTGTCGTGTATCAAGACCGGTCCGTGCATCTGGTCTCATGGGCCAAGCGTTTTCTCTTCAAGCCGGAGCAGCTGGATTTGCCGGTCTCTCGCTTGTCGGGTGGAGAGCAGGCTCGGTTGCTGATCGCACGGCTCATGCTTCAGCCGGCGGATCTCCTGCTTCTTGACGAGCCTACGAATGATCTGGACATTCCAACGCTCGATGTATTGGAAGACAGCCTATTGGAATTCACCGGCGCGCTCGTGTTGGTGACCCACGACCGGTGGCTGCTGAACCGCGTCTCCACCAGGCTCCTGGCGCTGGATGGCGCCGGCCGAGCCGAATGGTTTGCCGACTATGACCAATGGGAGTCCGCGCAGGGGAGAACCGCCGCGGAAGACCGCACATCTCGGAGCTCAAAGGAGCGTTCCACACCAGGCGGACGGTCCAAACGGAAAGGTTTGTCGTACAAAGAACAAAAGGAATGGGACCAGATCGAGGCGAAAATCCTCGAAGCTGAAGCACGGGTCGCTGCTGGTCACGCTGCGGCCAGTGATCCCTCCATCGCCTCTTCCGCCGCGGATTTAGAAGAGCGCTATGCCGCGCTTCACGCGGCACAGGCCGACGTCGAACGCCTCTATGCTCGCTGGGCTGAATTAGGCGAGAAACGCACCCAAACGATCGGCAGCGCGCAATCGTAA
- a CDS encoding CBS domain-containing protein, with protein sequence MPKRIRTGLTRSDILDRYVERFKQQLVKFQPFLSRKRGAVSLEDFDEATEELIGQVFGAASDEAESYFYAKTGESALLPEEAQESGTHNVERESLQQRRQVLESCLADLELRRRLQTTRKGKGIETALVKDYMSHDVRSIHKDATIRQAGQLFQKHKVGSLIVDDGSRYIGIITDSDLTRRAVAKGLDPNTATVVSCMSRSIITIEEDESVADAMSMMKKQSIRHLPVTADATIIGVLSVSDLLRAFEDQRSA encoded by the coding sequence ATGCCGAAACGGATACGTACCGGACTGACGCGGAGTGACATTCTCGATCGGTATGTCGAGCGGTTCAAGCAGCAGCTGGTGAAATTCCAGCCGTTTCTCTCGCGCAAGCGCGGAGCGGTGTCGCTTGAAGATTTCGATGAAGCGACCGAAGAGCTGATCGGTCAGGTATTCGGCGCGGCCTCTGATGAGGCCGAGTCGTATTTCTATGCGAAAACAGGAGAATCGGCCCTCTTACCCGAAGAAGCCCAGGAAAGCGGAACCCATAATGTCGAGCGTGAGAGCCTCCAGCAGCGCCGCCAGGTGTTGGAGAGCTGCCTCGCGGATCTCGAGTTGCGTCGACGACTGCAGACGACGAGGAAAGGGAAGGGGATCGAGACGGCACTCGTCAAAGACTATATGTCACACGATGTCCGGAGCATCCATAAAGACGCCACGATCAGACAAGCCGGACAATTGTTTCAGAAGCACAAGGTCGGCTCGCTGATCGTGGATGACGGGTCCCGCTATATCGGCATCATCACCGATTCCGATCTCACTCGCAGAGCGGTGGCCAAAGGGCTCGATCCCAATACGGCGACGGTCGTCAGCTGCATGAGCCGGTCGATCATCACGATCGAGGAAGACGAGTCCGTAGCCGATGCCATGTCGATGATGAAGAAGCAGAGCATCCGGCACTTACCCGTCACCGCCGATGCGACCATTATCGGAGTTCTCTCCGTGTCCGATCTCCTACGTGCTTTCGAAGATCAGCGATCTGCCTAG
- a CDS encoding polysaccharide deacetylase family protein: protein MRIFAAVDSAAENTNRRRSAAGWNNQHGGGDCRRLRCAPLLAVAQERDQAGSSAIRRADDGTSDIYGDGVEEVFGFREVRHGRDHYELRLAVGAPLLEEFTDPAEQVLPPGNHAKNVRPIAAWSYSETKEPPLARYEDGSAAITRRSYEAVIMTHDIDAQTSMANAVQYAQFEKSQGIVGTYFVQTKYIKDFNDEVFLNDQGINMAALHRLGMELGSHTVAHSKVFSHFPLGTGTERFPDYQPYVKTRTKAANGSVFGELRVSKYLIEQLSGGANILSFRPGELSNPKTLPQALAATGYRYSSSSTANNSLTHLPYQLMVNRDVETESEVFEFPITIEDEEFPEMGSRVPEALAVAAKVARYGESVVVLIHPNIVGHKMTFEKEFVAAVRDVAWFGSIGQYGAWWAARNRVEVDVQTRRAQKILSVRASEQLTGLTLQIPRTWRLAGQQTHAPIEATGEKFVVLSAVQGTVRLVFDVLP, encoded by the coding sequence GTGAGAATCTTCGCCGCGGTGGACTCAGCGGCAGAAAACACAAACAGGAGGCGCAGTGCGGCGGGTTGGAATAACCAGCATGGCGGCGGTGATTGTCGTCGGCTCCGGTGTGCTCCTTTACTGGCTGTCGCTCAGGAACGGGACCAGGCCGGTAGTAGCGCCATCCGACGCGCCGATGATGGCACCAGCGACATTTATGGCGACGGCGTGGAGGAGGTATTCGGATTCCGGGAGGTTCGCCATGGCCGCGACCATTACGAATTGCGGCTGGCCGTCGGCGCGCCGCTGCTCGAAGAATTTACCGATCCCGCCGAGCAGGTTCTCCCACCGGGCAACCATGCGAAAAACGTGCGTCCGATTGCCGCCTGGTCATACAGCGAAACAAAAGAGCCGCCGTTGGCCCGGTATGAGGACGGCAGCGCGGCCATTACTCGACGATCCTACGAAGCGGTGATCATGACGCACGACATCGATGCGCAGACGTCCATGGCCAACGCCGTTCAGTATGCACAGTTCGAAAAGAGTCAAGGCATCGTCGGAACCTACTTCGTGCAAACCAAATACATCAAAGATTTTAACGACGAGGTGTTCCTGAACGATCAAGGCATCAATATGGCGGCCCTGCACCGGTTGGGCATGGAGCTCGGCAGTCACACGGTGGCACATTCCAAAGTGTTCAGCCATTTTCCGCTGGGAACCGGGACGGAACGCTTTCCGGACTATCAGCCCTATGTGAAGACCAGAACCAAAGCGGCAAACGGTTCGGTGTTCGGCGAGCTGCGCGTCAGCAAGTACCTAATTGAGCAGCTGTCCGGTGGGGCGAACATCTTGTCGTTTCGACCCGGAGAGTTGTCGAATCCCAAGACTCTGCCGCAAGCGCTTGCCGCGACGGGCTACCGCTACAGTTCCTCCTCGACGGCTAACAATTCGTTGACTCATCTTCCGTATCAGCTCATGGTGAATCGTGACGTGGAGACAGAATCCGAGGTTTTTGAGTTTCCCATCACCATCGAGGACGAAGAGTTCCCCGAGATGGGCTCGCGGGTGCCGGAGGCGCTCGCCGTCGCGGCAAAAGTCGCTCGGTACGGAGAAAGCGTAGTAGTCTTGATCCATCCCAATATCGTGGGTCACAAGATGACTTTTGAAAAGGAGTTTGTCGCGGCGGTGCGGGACGTCGCCTGGTTCGGGTCCATCGGACAATATGGCGCCTGGTGGGCGGCGCGCAATCGTGTCGAGGTAGATGTTCAGACTCGGAGAGCGCAGAAAATCTTGTCGGTGAGGGCATCCGAACAGCTGACCGGCTTGACCCTGCAGATCCCGAGGACCTGGCGTCTTGCGGGGCAGCAGACCCATGCGCCAATCGAGGCGACAGGCGAGAAGTTTGTGGTACTGAGTGCGGTGCAGGGAACCGTTCGGTTGGTGTTTGACGTTCTGCCGTAG
- a CDS encoding tetratricopeptide repeat protein, whose product MPQQMSSSELYERGFMLMELRMFHPAIDDFQTAARDARYARKAYVPIALCLRALGRHEEAVAAFRRAITSSMVLPVEQRHILYQLGRTLEFLGRWAESLEVYGWISNGDPEFRDVAQRIKYVSSGQGRLYLRIRDWWGALMKRVRIRPQVPSLHIQTVLEQTGQWSGEPVEMGAHPDRSGMGSLLSSDETVELYTQSGRSSGRASLLG is encoded by the coding sequence ATGCCTCAACAGATGTCTTCCTCTGAACTCTATGAACGTGGGTTTATGCTCATGGAGTTGCGCATGTTCCATCCAGCGATCGATGATTTTCAAACAGCCGCCAGAGACGCCCGTTACGCAAGGAAAGCGTATGTGCCCATCGCCCTGTGTTTGAGAGCCCTTGGCCGGCATGAAGAAGCGGTTGCGGCATTTCGACGAGCTATCACGTCGTCCATGGTCTTGCCCGTCGAACAACGCCACATCCTCTACCAACTGGGGCGGACATTGGAATTCTTGGGCCGTTGGGCGGAAAGCCTTGAGGTATATGGCTGGATCAGCAACGGAGATCCAGAATTTCGCGATGTGGCCCAACGGATCAAGTATGTGAGCTCAGGTCAAGGCAGACTTTATTTACGGATTCGCGATTGGTGGGGAGCTTTGATGAAGAGGGTGCGCATTCGCCCCCAAGTCCCGTCTCTGCATATCCAGACGGTCCTAGAGCAGACAGGGCAATGGTCAGGGGAGCCTGTGGAAATGGGTGCACACCCTGACAGATCTGGAATGGGCAGTTTATTGTCATCTGATGAGACAGTCGAACTCTACACCCAATCGGGTCGTTCAAGCGGAAGAGCGAGCCTGTTAGGATAA
- a CDS encoding glycosyltransferase, translating to MPETIFNIVQSGFLLYLAALTGGYLALNIVSIFSLRQYFEERMGERFPGAFTGYEPQISIIVPAYNEAATVVNSIRSLLQLNYPEYEIIVVSDGSTDDTVDVLRQEFGLRPFPEAYGHDLLTQPVRATYHSSTYGNVRVIDKENGGKADSLNAGINLSVYPLFCCIDADSILAQDSLYRVVQPFLLEPRTIAAGGTVRVANGCFVEHGFLKTVGLPSNFLALLQTVEYLRAFLSGRQGWSPMNAMLIISGAFGLFRKEAVLKVGGYRTNTIGEDMELVVRLHHHYRLNGQPYRITYVPDPVCWTEVPEDVRTLRNQRIRWQRGLCDSLAGHFELCCHRKGGTVGWLAFPFMAIFEWVEPVFQMVGYIFLFGGLALGVLSLQVWIVYMLSIIGLGIMLSLSALLMEEMTFHLYQRPSEFWKLLCVSIVENFGYRQLNSYWKLIGLWRWLRGTKAEWGNMIRSASWQSSQIPPRNG from the coding sequence ATGCCTGAAACCATCTTTAACATTGTTCAGTCGGGGTTCTTGCTGTACTTAGCCGCCCTGACCGGGGGCTACTTGGCGCTCAATATCGTGTCAATCTTCTCCCTCCGGCAGTACTTCGAAGAGCGAATGGGCGAACGATTTCCAGGCGCATTTACCGGATATGAGCCGCAGATCAGCATCATTGTGCCAGCATACAACGAAGCGGCCACGGTCGTGAATTCTATTCGCTCTTTGTTGCAGCTGAATTATCCCGAGTATGAAATCATCGTGGTCAGTGACGGCTCGACCGACGACACCGTTGACGTCCTGCGGCAAGAGTTCGGATTGAGGCCGTTTCCTGAAGCCTACGGCCACGATCTACTGACTCAGCCGGTGCGCGCCACGTATCATTCGTCGACCTACGGGAACGTCCGTGTCATCGATAAAGAGAATGGAGGGAAGGCGGATTCCCTCAATGCCGGAATCAATCTGTCCGTGTACCCATTATTTTGTTGTATCGATGCCGACTCCATCTTGGCGCAGGACAGTTTGTATCGCGTGGTCCAGCCGTTCTTGCTCGAACCCCGTACCATCGCGGCGGGCGGCACCGTCCGTGTGGCCAATGGCTGTTTTGTGGAACATGGGTTCTTGAAGACGGTAGGCCTGCCGTCTAACTTTCTGGCGCTGTTGCAAACGGTCGAATATTTGCGCGCGTTCCTATCCGGGCGGCAGGGTTGGTCTCCGATGAATGCGATGCTGATTATTTCCGGCGCCTTTGGATTATTTCGAAAAGAAGCTGTGCTGAAAGTCGGAGGGTATCGAACCAACACGATCGGCGAAGACATGGAATTGGTGGTGCGGTTGCATCACCATTACCGCCTGAATGGCCAGCCCTATCGCATTACCTATGTGCCGGATCCGGTCTGTTGGACCGAGGTGCCGGAGGACGTTCGCACTCTCAGGAATCAGCGCATCCGCTGGCAGCGTGGCTTATGCGACAGTCTGGCGGGCCACTTCGAGTTGTGCTGTCACCGAAAGGGGGGTACGGTCGGCTGGCTTGCCTTTCCGTTCATGGCGATATTTGAATGGGTCGAGCCTGTATTCCAGATGGTCGGGTATATCTTCCTGTTCGGCGGGTTGGCGCTGGGGGTCCTGTCGTTGCAAGTATGGATCGTCTATATGCTGAGTATCATTGGGCTCGGCATTATGCTCTCGTTAAGCGCCCTCCTCATGGAAGAAATGACGTTTCATCTGTATCAGCGTCCTTCGGAGTTCTGGAAATTGCTGTGCGTGTCCATCGTCGAAAATTTCGGATATCGGCAGTTGAATTCCTACTGGAAACTGATCGGCCTCTGGCGATGGCTCCGCGGGACAAAAGCGGAGTGGGGCAATATGATTCGATCAGCCTCGTGGCAATCCTCGCAGATCCCGCCGCGAAACGGCTGA
- a CDS encoding HEAT repeat domain-containing protein, with amino-acid sequence MLELWYLTSFSIGCLILLLLAGILFFRMSRHANERRRQRVTELWQPLLERCLEIPLEELPSLTPPQHIIFLYLWNEYSESKSEAITTQLIRMARHVDADRVARGLLRSGLLHRKIIAVVTLGRLQDRTVWKEVCAVLAHSNSFLAFQAAQALLLIDAQAAIPLLVPLIGQRKDWSPLKIASMLSTAGPDLASETMVQAARQGDPVVAPRLIRHLPTTKSPRGLPALRHFLHEHPPSDDVLAACLFVFGEFRDPTDLPMIRAHLSNPAWYVRVQAATALGKLGTQEDEARLIALFDDEQWWVRYRAGEALASLKSMTENTLERLQETLLTPEAQEILAPVLAKFRARQLQNTIPEAVGSIRAVSTNR; translated from the coding sequence ATGCTCGAACTCTGGTACCTGACCTCCTTTTCCATCGGTTGCCTGATCCTGCTCCTCTTGGCGGGCATCCTTTTCTTCCGAATGAGTCGCCATGCGAACGAGCGCCGACGGCAACGCGTCACGGAACTATGGCAACCGCTGTTGGAGCGGTGCCTCGAGATCCCCCTCGAAGAATTGCCGTCACTCACACCTCCTCAGCACATCATCTTTCTCTATCTCTGGAACGAATACAGCGAGTCCAAGTCCGAGGCGATAACCACGCAATTGATCCGTATGGCTCGGCACGTCGACGCCGATCGCGTCGCGCGAGGCCTCTTGCGCTCAGGGCTGTTGCACCGCAAAATTATCGCGGTCGTGACGTTAGGCCGGTTGCAAGACCGGACCGTCTGGAAAGAAGTCTGCGCGGTTCTGGCACACTCGAATTCTTTCTTGGCGTTCCAGGCAGCCCAGGCCTTACTCCTTATCGATGCGCAAGCCGCAATCCCGCTCTTAGTCCCCCTCATCGGCCAGCGAAAAGATTGGTCCCCTCTCAAAATCGCCTCGATGCTGAGCACGGCGGGGCCTGATCTTGCCTCGGAAACGATGGTCCAGGCGGCAAGACAGGGGGATCCCGTCGTCGCCCCACGGTTGATTCGCCATCTACCGACGACGAAAAGTCCGCGTGGACTCCCTGCATTACGGCACTTCCTTCACGAGCACCCTCCGTCGGATGACGTGCTCGCGGCATGTTTGTTCGTATTCGGCGAATTTCGAGACCCGACCGATCTGCCCATGATCCGCGCACATCTTTCAAACCCAGCTTGGTACGTTCGGGTTCAAGCGGCCACCGCCTTGGGCAAACTGGGAACACAGGAAGATGAAGCGCGGCTCATTGCGCTATTCGATGATGAGCAATGGTGGGTACGTTATCGAGCAGGGGAAGCCCTGGCAAGTTTGAAATCCATGACGGAAAACACCCTTGAACGATTGCAAGAGACCTTGCTCACTCCCGAGGCACAAGAAATTCTGGCTCCCGTCTTGGCGAAATTCCGCGCTCGCCAATTGCAGAACACGATTCCTGAAGCCGTCGGCTCTATTCGCGCGGTTTCCACGAACCGGTGA
- a CDS encoding HDOD domain-containing protein: MPSANELVQSCTTVFTLPEIYFRIRNVVDDPASTMDDLAEVLKLDPAISARLLRIVNSPLYGFPKQIDTVTRAVTLLGTQAINDLVTATTVGRTFSGMPIQLMDVSMFWRKSALCALLAGKIAKSCGLKDGERFFIAGLLRDIGHLVLYQTIPRRVQSALIEAGYLETSLAEVEQSSIGCDFAEVGAELIRSWGMPAQIEQAIRCQLSPNDAGEFIIHASVVHLAGVVVDYEELEPSRRPAALPFSLHAVAATRFVPANLPALLADARAQLHDTLALIQPHAMAA, translated from the coding sequence ATGCCATCGGCCAACGAATTGGTCCAGTCCTGCACCACGGTCTTCACGTTGCCGGAAATCTACTTCCGTATTCGGAACGTGGTGGATGATCCCGCATCGACGATGGACGACCTTGCCGAAGTCCTGAAGCTGGATCCGGCCATCTCGGCCAGGCTTCTCCGCATCGTTAACAGCCCGCTCTATGGGTTTCCCAAGCAGATCGACACCGTCACACGCGCCGTCACGCTCCTCGGCACACAGGCTATTAACGATCTCGTGACCGCGACGACCGTCGGACGGACCTTCTCCGGCATGCCGATTCAGCTCATGGACGTCTCTATGTTCTGGCGGAAAAGCGCGCTGTGCGCCTTGCTCGCCGGAAAGATCGCCAAATCCTGCGGTCTGAAAGATGGCGAGCGGTTTTTTATCGCGGGATTGTTGCGCGACATCGGCCACCTCGTGCTCTACCAGACCATTCCCCGGCGAGTTCAGTCCGCGCTTATCGAAGCCGGCTACCTTGAAACCTCCTTGGCCGAGGTGGAACAGTCCAGTATCGGGTGCGACTTCGCGGAAGTGGGAGCCGAACTCATCCGGTCCTGGGGGATGCCCGCGCAGATCGAACAGGCCATTCGCTGTCAACTGAGCCCGAACGATGCCGGTGAATTCATCATCCATGCGTCCGTCGTTCATCTGGCCGGTGTCGTCGTCGACTATGAAGAGCTCGAGCCGAGTCGGCGGCCTGCGGCATTGCCGTTCAGCCTCCATGCCGTTGCCGCCACGCGGTTTGTGCCGGCCAACCTCCCGGCACTGCTCGCGGATGCCCGCGCCCAGCTTCATGATACGCTGGCGCTTATCCAACCTCACGCCATGGCCGCCTAA